The Corynebacterium camporealensis genome contains a region encoding:
- a CDS encoding ATP-binding protein, which yields MELLKMVKRDYIPRLADEFVEQSLRRAGALLIEGPKGCGKTETARHHGNSEVQVDIDPDVSISMGIDPTLVLQGAAPRVLDEWQTQPRLWDVVRHEVDKRGETGQFILTGSTAPSEAAQRHSGAGRFSRLTMHTMTLSESGESTGLASLSRLVEGEAPAVPTSELTINDLAERIVRGGWPGFLDLSLKDAQANLRDYARTVCELDVATPDGIRRDPSRVMRTIQSLARGVGTEKSSSTIAKDAQLSRDTVIDYLDSLQRIFINQDQPAWSQSLRSRTPLRKAPKRHLADPALVVAALKKKPDDLLKDWEFFGQLFESLVVHELRALTNEPVYHARMSSGDEVDAIATVDDQTILVEVKLGHHPDVVDQAAASLQKFATFVEEPTELLVVTGGGMSYRRPDGVNVIAIGSLGR from the coding sequence ATGGAGCTCTTAAAAATGGTAAAGAGAGATTATATCCCCAGGTTGGCGGATGAATTTGTCGAGCAGTCTCTTCGCCGTGCTGGGGCTCTTCTGATCGAAGGCCCGAAGGGCTGCGGCAAGACTGAGACAGCGCGACATCATGGCAACAGTGAGGTCCAGGTCGATATTGATCCTGATGTTTCGATCTCGATGGGAATCGACCCAACGTTAGTGCTGCAGGGCGCTGCACCGCGGGTCTTGGACGAGTGGCAAACTCAGCCCCGACTCTGGGATGTCGTGCGCCACGAAGTAGATAAGCGTGGCGAAACTGGCCAGTTTATTCTTACTGGTTCAACGGCTCCTTCCGAAGCTGCGCAGCGACATTCAGGAGCAGGGCGCTTTTCGCGACTGACAATGCACACGATGACCCTGTCGGAAAGTGGCGAATCCACAGGGCTTGCCTCGCTGTCTCGACTCGTGGAGGGGGAGGCGCCAGCAGTACCAACCTCTGAGTTAACTATTAATGACTTAGCAGAAAGAATCGTCCGTGGAGGTTGGCCGGGGTTTCTCGATCTTTCGCTGAAGGACGCGCAGGCCAACCTACGTGATTATGCGCGAACGGTGTGTGAGCTCGATGTAGCAACCCCTGATGGCATCCGACGGGACCCAAGCCGTGTTATGCGAACGATTCAATCCCTGGCTCGCGGCGTCGGCACCGAGAAGTCTTCTTCCACAATTGCGAAAGATGCCCAGCTAAGCCGTGACACAGTAATTGATTACCTGGATTCCCTGCAGCGAATCTTTATCAACCAGGATCAACCAGCTTGGTCTCAGTCGTTGCGTTCACGTACGCCTTTACGTAAAGCTCCAAAGAGGCACCTGGCGGACCCAGCGCTTGTCGTGGCAGCGTTGAAAAAGAAACCCGATGACCTGCTAAAAGATTGGGAGTTCTTTGGCCAGCTTTTCGAGTCATTGGTGGTTCATGAACTGCGAGCGTTAACCAATGAACCCGTGTATCACGCTCGTATGTCTTCTGGCGATGAAGTAGACGCAATCGCTACCGTCGACGACCAAACCATCTTGGTCGAAGTGAAGCTCGGTCACCACCCCGACGTTGTTGATCAGGCCGCTGCTAGCTTGCAGAAATTCGCTACCTTTGTCGAGGAACCAACCGAGCTTTTAGTCGTTACCGGCGGTGGTATGTCCTACCGCCGACCTGATGGCGTCAATGTCATTGCCATCGGTTCTTTAGGGCGCTAG
- a CDS encoding SDR family oxidoreductase, which translates to MTSVNNERPNKTAFITGATRGLGRAIAKELSRDHHIIVGGSSETARDVAAELPSAEPFIADLTDIAGIEKAVNELNIDSLDVIVHGAGIVAHKPTTETSAAEWQQAFDVNFFAVAELTRLLLPALQKTNGTLVAINSGAGNHSGVGYGPYACTKHALRAYTDALREEQRNKIRVTSIHPGKADSDMQRQIQAERGNEYDESQFIKPESIARSVRLAVDLGEDSTIEELVIRPSNGK; encoded by the coding sequence ATGACTTCCGTTAACAACGAACGCCCGAACAAGACCGCTTTCATTACTGGTGCGACCCGTGGACTGGGCCGTGCTATTGCTAAGGAACTCTCGCGTGACCACCACATCATCGTTGGTGGTTCCAGCGAGACTGCCCGCGATGTAGCTGCTGAGCTGCCTAGCGCTGAGCCTTTCATCGCGGACCTGACCGATATCGCTGGCATTGAAAAGGCAGTCAATGAGCTCAACATTGACTCCCTTGATGTCATCGTTCACGGTGCGGGCATCGTCGCGCACAAGCCGACGACGGAGACCAGTGCTGCGGAATGGCAGCAGGCTTTTGATGTGAACTTCTTCGCTGTTGCTGAGCTAACTCGCTTGCTGCTGCCGGCATTGCAGAAGACCAACGGCACCCTGGTAGCAATCAACTCCGGTGCCGGTAACCACTCCGGTGTTGGCTACGGTCCTTATGCCTGCACCAAGCACGCGCTGCGCGCCTACACCGATGCGCTGCGCGAGGAACAGCGCAACAAGATTCGCGTGACCTCCATCCACCCGGGCAAGGCTGACTCGGATATGCAGCGCCAGATTCAGGCGGAGCGCGGCAACGAATACGACGAGTCGCAGTTCATCAAGCCGGAGTCCATTGCCCGCTCGGTGCGTCTCGCCGTCGACTTGGGCGAAGATTCCACCATCGAAGAGCTAGTTATCCGCCCCTCCAACGGCAAGTAA
- a CDS encoding UvrD-helicase domain-containing protein, which produces MPSPVTFYNGVEDRYGLGKQFWDFITKLNQDSTSPGLHIEPVKNAADKRVRTARVTKQYRAVLFELSEGKRKHYLFVDVLNHDDAYDLATKKTLRVNPVNGITELIDATTPAVGSESAAEIAAEAASRAKREAAIEAARQQAAQEKAEAKKPAPSPAEVLEDNGLSVEQLGSELGLHDGVLELLSSAESQAEVDTGLADEPAWIQVAVAGVLAGCSLNEVREELDLRRKEAASAEEDAEPDEPSSADSVATESDEDSDEALIAGMKTPAAKMNFVTVEGEDELEQVLREGLDKWKVFLHPSQQRAVEANHKGAARVTGGAGTGKTVVVIHRTKYLLDQNPNASVLLTTYTRELANSLKQQMNELDPNYPEASVHGAPGLWISGIDALVFEVLKNAQDSELETALWETLGVKGKFTPRALEPKVEQNFWRDAAFHKGRELSKEKANPTFLAQEYSSVILTHGISDEKSYLRVRRTGRGTPLSRGERKIIWQIVQHYHSQCAMEGKLNFAAWASVAAHVVTQRDWDGMFDHVLIDEAQDFHPGHWRFLRAVAKEGPNDLFIAEDSHQRIYGQRMVLRDFGIETRGRATTKLNINYRTTGQNLSYATAILEGTEWIDSEEQNDELNGYRSLRWGPAPQVVHSEGKTEEGEALAAHIKEWLEGRDGDEVSIGVLTRTNNRRLELAQHLANLGVPMTTYRKTDKEHPVTVMTMHMAKGLEFTHVVLSEVSAKSLPQGYLLQGLADAEKEDALQRERALLYVAASRARDVLLVSVVGKPSELLPAE; this is translated from the coding sequence ATGCCATCACCCGTGACTTTCTATAACGGTGTGGAAGACCGTTATGGGCTGGGAAAACAGTTCTGGGATTTCATCACCAAGCTCAACCAGGACTCGACCAGTCCGGGTTTGCATATTGAGCCGGTAAAGAACGCCGCTGATAAGCGCGTGCGTACCGCGCGGGTGACCAAGCAGTACCGTGCTGTGCTCTTCGAGCTCAGCGAAGGCAAGCGGAAGCACTACCTCTTCGTCGATGTCCTTAATCACGACGATGCCTACGACCTGGCCACGAAAAAGACGCTGCGCGTAAATCCGGTCAACGGCATTACCGAGCTGATTGATGCGACTACTCCTGCAGTGGGCTCGGAGTCTGCTGCCGAAATTGCGGCTGAGGCCGCCTCGCGTGCCAAGCGGGAAGCAGCGATTGAAGCTGCACGCCAACAAGCTGCGCAAGAGAAAGCGGAAGCTAAGAAGCCGGCACCGTCTCCAGCTGAGGTGCTTGAAGACAACGGTTTGAGCGTTGAACAGCTGGGGTCTGAACTGGGTCTGCATGATGGTGTGCTGGAGCTGCTGAGTTCGGCAGAAAGCCAAGCTGAAGTAGATACTGGTTTGGCTGACGAACCTGCCTGGATTCAGGTCGCCGTTGCTGGCGTGCTCGCAGGATGCTCGTTGAATGAGGTTCGTGAAGAACTTGATCTGCGCCGGAAGGAAGCGGCATCTGCTGAAGAAGATGCTGAGCCTGATGAGCCTTCGTCTGCGGATTCTGTGGCTACGGAATCTGATGAAGACTCCGATGAAGCACTGATTGCCGGTATGAAGACCCCGGCGGCGAAGATGAACTTCGTGACCGTCGAGGGCGAAGATGAACTCGAGCAGGTACTGCGTGAGGGACTGGATAAGTGGAAAGTCTTCCTGCACCCCAGCCAGCAGCGTGCCGTGGAAGCGAACCACAAGGGCGCTGCCCGCGTGACCGGTGGTGCAGGTACCGGCAAGACCGTCGTAGTTATTCACCGCACCAAGTACTTACTCGACCAGAACCCGAATGCGTCTGTTCTGCTGACGACCTACACCCGTGAGTTGGCGAACTCGCTGAAGCAGCAGATGAATGAGCTCGACCCGAACTACCCTGAGGCTTCCGTCCATGGCGCGCCGGGTCTGTGGATCAGCGGCATTGATGCGCTGGTCTTTGAAGTGCTCAAGAACGCGCAGGATTCCGAACTAGAAACTGCACTCTGGGAGACCTTAGGTGTGAAAGGTAAGTTCACCCCTCGCGCACTGGAACCGAAGGTAGAACAGAATTTCTGGCGCGATGCCGCATTCCATAAGGGGCGTGAGCTTTCGAAGGAGAAGGCGAATCCAACCTTCCTGGCGCAGGAATATTCCTCAGTCATCTTGACCCACGGTATTAGTGACGAGAAGTCCTACCTGCGCGTGCGTCGTACCGGCCGCGGTACGCCACTATCTCGTGGTGAACGCAAGATCATCTGGCAGATTGTGCAGCACTACCACTCGCAATGCGCAATGGAAGGCAAGCTGAACTTCGCCGCCTGGGCATCGGTGGCCGCGCACGTTGTCACCCAACGCGACTGGGACGGCATGTTCGACCACGTCCTCATCGATGAGGCACAGGACTTCCACCCTGGCCATTGGCGATTCCTGCGCGCCGTGGCAAAGGAAGGCCCGAACGACCTGTTTATTGCCGAAGATTCCCACCAGCGCATCTACGGTCAGCGCATGGTGCTGCGTGACTTTGGTATTGAAACCCGTGGTCGCGCAACGACGAAGTTGAACATCAACTACCGCACAACGGGTCAGAACTTGAGCTACGCCACCGCAATCCTGGAAGGTACCGAATGGATTGACTCCGAAGAACAAAACGATGAGCTCAACGGCTACCGCTCACTGCGTTGGGGCCCGGCACCGCAGGTCGTGCATTCCGAAGGCAAGACCGAAGAGGGCGAGGCCCTGGCCGCACACATCAAGGAGTGGTTGGAAGGTCGCGATGGGGACGAGGTCTCCATTGGCGTGTTGACCCGCACTAACAACCGCAGGCTAGAACTGGCCCAGCATCTGGCTAACCTTGGCGTACCGATGACCACCTACCGCAAGACTGACAAAGAACACCCAGTCACTGTCATGACCATGCATATGGCCAAGGGCTTGGAGTTCACCCACGTCGTACTCAGCGAAGTATCTGCAAAGTCCCTCCCACAGGGGTACCTGCTCCAGGGACTCGCAGATGCAGAAAAGGAAGACGCACTCCAACGCGAGCGCGCTCTGCTGTACGTCGCCGCTTCACGTGCCCGTGACGTGCTGCTCGTCAGCGTTGTGGGTAAGCCTTCGGAGCTACTGCCGGCGGAGTAG